A window of the Salvelinus alpinus chromosome 25, SLU_Salpinus.1, whole genome shotgun sequence genome harbors these coding sequences:
- the LOC139553982 gene encoding uncharacterized protein isoform X2, translating into MAVANNELMKPQEGELVSEISKAVESFFLSEDNGHLHTQLQGLVSELKVGFSSALYELSQIQHGDSDIREEVGEARRSCERKALRMETLVESLRDELGEMRCQILQLCGSNRQRSPIQQEVKVTQSALATQRDSNTGLVVNGRSHCECRASSTSSSSNRGRVLLHCYLQGLKAGMYEGTDARHQVTMQLLHSEWEYVSTLNQLYDKYRTPPALQMDLEPYQNYLKFVEELLQRHLLFRNTLEQRLSAHDWQGLVGDIFVQLVGHNDSSFLDMYHGYTTALATFLSIEFNRIMLNGKIQNTQSYTKEREEVQLFSLLLAPVSRIHSYLTLIQSLLQWTDSDHPDCSLLQGSERVLRSILSRCHLILEEDVRWGDGGRMAGPSGSCSACPCAKSCDRRSQLCPATDTQKHRQESRDAAGKREEQQLSSRLSNCAAGCQSMPVACWPTGTVRKKSCYRDRTGGTLLSHLHDSCGLAGLVYGGDISAFLHTAPPGWGDSDSGQESPSQATGVKGQGHGHGPQTPGPHMVQRSTDDCDTEEDVGDTSVFDYSSVTTCSPDGTLRREGEASNTEEDDEEEDTDSQVPVLLKPSYTQEQQSLRDSPRERTVCLRWQIPRLPYPSSRSPRHQAGPAGPEGQGQAPGPAGPYGNRVISVTKGPPPLLPTSVFRPIWDEPPKQGDAAPVKENTPQGFRPVQATERQTFPNFKKLRFQTQPRVGHVQAGAMGGVAVWDESEEDSEGPCSTV; encoded by the exons AGCTTATGAAGCCTCAGGAGGGAGAGCTAGTCAGTGAAATCTCCAAG GCTGTGGAATCATTTTTCCTTTCTGAGGACAATGGCCACCTGCACACCCAG ctCCAGGGCCTGGTGTCAGAGCTGAAGGTGGGCTTCTCCAGTGCTCTGTATGAACTGAGTCAGATCCAGCATGGAGACAGTGATATCAGGGAGGAGGTGGGAGAAGCCCGGAGGAGCTGTGAGAGAAAGGCCCTGCGCATGGAGACCCTGGTTGAATCTCTCAGG GATGAACTGGGAGAGATGCGTTGCCAGATCCTGCAACTCTGTGGCAGCAACAGGCAGAGGTCTCCTATACAACAGGAGGTAAAGGTGACACAATCAGCTCTGGCAACCCAGAGAGACAG TAATACAGGTCTTGTGGTGAACGGGAGGAGCCACTGTGAGTGCAGGGCCAGCAGCACGTCATCCTCTTCGAACAGGGGCAGAGTCCTGCTCCACTGCTACCTGCAGGGGCTCAAGGCCGGGATGTATGAGGGGACAG ATGCAAGGCACCAGGTGACGATGCAGCTTCTCCACTCAGAATGGGAATACGTGTCGACCTTAAACCAGCTCTACGACAAGTACAGAACACCTCCTGCTCTGCAGATGGACCTGGAGCCATA TCAGAATTACCTGAAGTTTGTGGAGGAGTTGCTGCAGCGCCACCTTCTGTTCAGAAACACTCTGGAACAGAGGTTGTCTGCTCACGACTGGCAAGGCCTTGTGGGAGACATCTTTGTCCAACTCGTAGGCCACAATGAT TCGTCTTTCTTGGATATGTACCATGGATACACGACAGCGTTGGCCACGTTTCTTTCTATAGAATTCAACAGAATAATGCTCAATGGGAAAATACAAAACACACAG AGCTATacgaaggaaagagaggaagtccaactgttctctctgctgttgGCACCAGTCTCTCGAATCCACAGTTACCTAACCCTTATTCAG AGTCTGTTGCAGTGGACTGACAGCGATCACCCAGACTGCAGCCTCCTCCAGGGGTCAGAGAGGGTCCTGAGGAGCATCCTTTCCCGCTGTCACCTCATCCTGGAGGAGGATGTCCGATGGGGAGACGGAGGAAGAATGGCCGGGCCCAG TGGCAgctgctctgcctgtccctgTGCCAAGTCGTGCGATCGCAGAAGCCAGCTCTGCCCTGCCAcggacacacagaaacacagacaggagTCCCGTGATGCTGCTGGGAAACG AGAGGAACAACAACTAAGCTCACGTCTATCTAACTGTGCCGCTGGCTGCCAGAGCATGCCTGTTGCCTGTTGGCCTACCGGTACTGTACGGAAGAAGAGTTGTTACAGAGACAGGACAGGCGGGACCCTCCTGTCTCATCTCCATGACTCCTGTGGCCTGGCTGGACTGGTCTACGGTGGGGACATCAGCGCCTTCCTCCATACGGCACCCCCTGGGTGGGGGGACAGCGACTCTGGACAGGAGTCTCCGAGTCAGGCTACGGGGGTTAAGGGACAAGGACATGGACACGGCCCTCAGACCCCTGGTCCTCACATGGTTCAGAGAAGCACTGATGACTGTGACACGGAGGAGGACGTTGGGGACACCTCCGTGTTCGACTACTCCTCTGTCACCACCTGTAGCCCAGACGGGAccctgaggagggagggggaagcgAGTAATACCGAGGAGGACGACGAGGAAGAGGACACAGACAGTCAGGTGCCTGTTCTGTTGAAGCCCTCGTACACACAGGAGCAGCAGTCGCTGAGGGATTCACCCAGAGAACGGACGGTATGTCTGAGGTGGCAGATACCAAGGCTGCCGTACCCTTCTTCTCGAAGTCCTCGACACCAGGCAGGACCAGCGGGCCCGGAGGGACAGGGTCAGGCACCAGGACCAGCAGGACCTTATGGGAACAGAGTCATCAGCGTGACGAAGggaccacctcctctcctccccaccagtGTCTTCAGACCCATCTGGGATGAACCACCAAAACAG
- the LOC139553982 gene encoding uncharacterized protein isoform X4, translating into MAVANNELMKPQEGELVSEISKAVESFFLSEDNGHLHTQLQGLVSELKVGFSSALYELSQIQHGDSDIREEVGEARRSCERKALRMETLVESLRDELGEMRCQILQLCGSNRQRSPIQQEVKVTQSALATQRDSSNTGLVVNGRSHCECRASSTSSSSNRGRVLLHCYLQGLKAGMYEGTDARHQVTMQLLHSEWEYVSTLNQLYDKYRTPPALQMDLEPYQNYLKFVEELLQRHLLFRNTLEQRLSAHDWQGLVGDIFVQLVGHNDSSFLDMYHGYTTALATFLSIEFNRIMLNGKIQNTQSYTKEREEVQLFSLLLAPVSRIHSYLTLIQSLLQWTDSDHPDCSLLQGSERVLRSILSRCHLILEEDVRWGDGGRMAGPSGSCSACPCAKSCDRRSQLCPATDTQKHRQESRDAAGKREEQQLSSRLSNCAAGCQSMPVACWPTGTVRKKSCYRDRTGGTLLSHLHDSCGLAGLVYGGDISAFLHTAPPGWGDSDSGQESPSQATGVKGQGHGHGPQTPGPHMVQRSTDDCDTEEDVGDTSVFDYSSVTTCSPDGTLRREGEASNTEEDDEEEDTDSQVPVLLKPSYTQEQQSLRDSPRERTVCLRWQIPRLPYPSSRSPRHQAGPAGPEGQGQAPGPAGPYGNRVISVTKGPPPLLPTSVFRPIWDEPPKQGDAAPVKENTPQGFRPVQATERQTFPNFKKLRLIPPVF; encoded by the exons AGCTTATGAAGCCTCAGGAGGGAGAGCTAGTCAGTGAAATCTCCAAG GCTGTGGAATCATTTTTCCTTTCTGAGGACAATGGCCACCTGCACACCCAG ctCCAGGGCCTGGTGTCAGAGCTGAAGGTGGGCTTCTCCAGTGCTCTGTATGAACTGAGTCAGATCCAGCATGGAGACAGTGATATCAGGGAGGAGGTGGGAGAAGCCCGGAGGAGCTGTGAGAGAAAGGCCCTGCGCATGGAGACCCTGGTTGAATCTCTCAGG GATGAACTGGGAGAGATGCGTTGCCAGATCCTGCAACTCTGTGGCAGCAACAGGCAGAGGTCTCCTATACAACAGGAGGTAAAGGTGACACAATCAGCTCTGGCAACCCAGAGAGACAG TAGTAATACAGGTCTTGTGGTGAACGGGAGGAGCCACTGTGAGTGCAGGGCCAGCAGCACGTCATCCTCTTCGAACAGGGGCAGAGTCCTGCTCCACTGCTACCTGCAGGGGCTCAAGGCCGGGATGTATGAGGGGACAG ATGCAAGGCACCAGGTGACGATGCAGCTTCTCCACTCAGAATGGGAATACGTGTCGACCTTAAACCAGCTCTACGACAAGTACAGAACACCTCCTGCTCTGCAGATGGACCTGGAGCCATA TCAGAATTACCTGAAGTTTGTGGAGGAGTTGCTGCAGCGCCACCTTCTGTTCAGAAACACTCTGGAACAGAGGTTGTCTGCTCACGACTGGCAAGGCCTTGTGGGAGACATCTTTGTCCAACTCGTAGGCCACAATGAT TCGTCTTTCTTGGATATGTACCATGGATACACGACAGCGTTGGCCACGTTTCTTTCTATAGAATTCAACAGAATAATGCTCAATGGGAAAATACAAAACACACAG AGCTATacgaaggaaagagaggaagtccaactgttctctctgctgttgGCACCAGTCTCTCGAATCCACAGTTACCTAACCCTTATTCAG AGTCTGTTGCAGTGGACTGACAGCGATCACCCAGACTGCAGCCTCCTCCAGGGGTCAGAGAGGGTCCTGAGGAGCATCCTTTCCCGCTGTCACCTCATCCTGGAGGAGGATGTCCGATGGGGAGACGGAGGAAGAATGGCCGGGCCCAG TGGCAgctgctctgcctgtccctgTGCCAAGTCGTGCGATCGCAGAAGCCAGCTCTGCCCTGCCAcggacacacagaaacacagacaggagTCCCGTGATGCTGCTGGGAAACG AGAGGAACAACAACTAAGCTCACGTCTATCTAACTGTGCCGCTGGCTGCCAGAGCATGCCTGTTGCCTGTTGGCCTACCGGTACTGTACGGAAGAAGAGTTGTTACAGAGACAGGACAGGCGGGACCCTCCTGTCTCATCTCCATGACTCCTGTGGCCTGGCTGGACTGGTCTACGGTGGGGACATCAGCGCCTTCCTCCATACGGCACCCCCTGGGTGGGGGGACAGCGACTCTGGACAGGAGTCTCCGAGTCAGGCTACGGGGGTTAAGGGACAAGGACATGGACACGGCCCTCAGACCCCTGGTCCTCACATGGTTCAGAGAAGCACTGATGACTGTGACACGGAGGAGGACGTTGGGGACACCTCCGTGTTCGACTACTCCTCTGTCACCACCTGTAGCCCAGACGGGAccctgaggagggagggggaagcgAGTAATACCGAGGAGGACGACGAGGAAGAGGACACAGACAGTCAGGTGCCTGTTCTGTTGAAGCCCTCGTACACACAGGAGCAGCAGTCGCTGAGGGATTCACCCAGAGAACGGACGGTATGTCTGAGGTGGCAGATACCAAGGCTGCCGTACCCTTCTTCTCGAAGTCCTCGACACCAGGCAGGACCAGCGGGCCCGGAGGGACAGGGTCAGGCACCAGGACCAGCAGGACCTTATGGGAACAGAGTCATCAGCGTGACGAAGggaccacctcctctcctccccaccagtGTCTTCAGACCCATCTGGGATGAACCACCAAAACAG
- the LOC139553982 gene encoding uncharacterized protein isoform X1 → MAVANNELMKPQEGELVSEISKAVESFFLSEDNGHLHTQLQGLVSELKVGFSSALYELSQIQHGDSDIREEVGEARRSCERKALRMETLVESLRDELGEMRCQILQLCGSNRQRSPIQQEVKVTQSALATQRDSSNTGLVVNGRSHCECRASSTSSSSNRGRVLLHCYLQGLKAGMYEGTDARHQVTMQLLHSEWEYVSTLNQLYDKYRTPPALQMDLEPYQNYLKFVEELLQRHLLFRNTLEQRLSAHDWQGLVGDIFVQLVGHNDSSFLDMYHGYTTALATFLSIEFNRIMLNGKIQNTQSYTKEREEVQLFSLLLAPVSRIHSYLTLIQSLLQWTDSDHPDCSLLQGSERVLRSILSRCHLILEEDVRWGDGGRMAGPSGSCSACPCAKSCDRRSQLCPATDTQKHRQESRDAAGKREEQQLSSRLSNCAAGCQSMPVACWPTGTVRKKSCYRDRTGGTLLSHLHDSCGLAGLVYGGDISAFLHTAPPGWGDSDSGQESPSQATGVKGQGHGHGPQTPGPHMVQRSTDDCDTEEDVGDTSVFDYSSVTTCSPDGTLRREGEASNTEEDDEEEDTDSQVPVLLKPSYTQEQQSLRDSPRERTVCLRWQIPRLPYPSSRSPRHQAGPAGPEGQGQAPGPAGPYGNRVISVTKGPPPLLPTSVFRPIWDEPPKQGDAAPVKENTPQGFRPVQATERQTFPNFKKLRFQTQPRVGHVQAGAMGGVAVWDESEEDSEGPCSTV, encoded by the exons AGCTTATGAAGCCTCAGGAGGGAGAGCTAGTCAGTGAAATCTCCAAG GCTGTGGAATCATTTTTCCTTTCTGAGGACAATGGCCACCTGCACACCCAG ctCCAGGGCCTGGTGTCAGAGCTGAAGGTGGGCTTCTCCAGTGCTCTGTATGAACTGAGTCAGATCCAGCATGGAGACAGTGATATCAGGGAGGAGGTGGGAGAAGCCCGGAGGAGCTGTGAGAGAAAGGCCCTGCGCATGGAGACCCTGGTTGAATCTCTCAGG GATGAACTGGGAGAGATGCGTTGCCAGATCCTGCAACTCTGTGGCAGCAACAGGCAGAGGTCTCCTATACAACAGGAGGTAAAGGTGACACAATCAGCTCTGGCAACCCAGAGAGACAG TAGTAATACAGGTCTTGTGGTGAACGGGAGGAGCCACTGTGAGTGCAGGGCCAGCAGCACGTCATCCTCTTCGAACAGGGGCAGAGTCCTGCTCCACTGCTACCTGCAGGGGCTCAAGGCCGGGATGTATGAGGGGACAG ATGCAAGGCACCAGGTGACGATGCAGCTTCTCCACTCAGAATGGGAATACGTGTCGACCTTAAACCAGCTCTACGACAAGTACAGAACACCTCCTGCTCTGCAGATGGACCTGGAGCCATA TCAGAATTACCTGAAGTTTGTGGAGGAGTTGCTGCAGCGCCACCTTCTGTTCAGAAACACTCTGGAACAGAGGTTGTCTGCTCACGACTGGCAAGGCCTTGTGGGAGACATCTTTGTCCAACTCGTAGGCCACAATGAT TCGTCTTTCTTGGATATGTACCATGGATACACGACAGCGTTGGCCACGTTTCTTTCTATAGAATTCAACAGAATAATGCTCAATGGGAAAATACAAAACACACAG AGCTATacgaaggaaagagaggaagtccaactgttctctctgctgttgGCACCAGTCTCTCGAATCCACAGTTACCTAACCCTTATTCAG AGTCTGTTGCAGTGGACTGACAGCGATCACCCAGACTGCAGCCTCCTCCAGGGGTCAGAGAGGGTCCTGAGGAGCATCCTTTCCCGCTGTCACCTCATCCTGGAGGAGGATGTCCGATGGGGAGACGGAGGAAGAATGGCCGGGCCCAG TGGCAgctgctctgcctgtccctgTGCCAAGTCGTGCGATCGCAGAAGCCAGCTCTGCCCTGCCAcggacacacagaaacacagacaggagTCCCGTGATGCTGCTGGGAAACG AGAGGAACAACAACTAAGCTCACGTCTATCTAACTGTGCCGCTGGCTGCCAGAGCATGCCTGTTGCCTGTTGGCCTACCGGTACTGTACGGAAGAAGAGTTGTTACAGAGACAGGACAGGCGGGACCCTCCTGTCTCATCTCCATGACTCCTGTGGCCTGGCTGGACTGGTCTACGGTGGGGACATCAGCGCCTTCCTCCATACGGCACCCCCTGGGTGGGGGGACAGCGACTCTGGACAGGAGTCTCCGAGTCAGGCTACGGGGGTTAAGGGACAAGGACATGGACACGGCCCTCAGACCCCTGGTCCTCACATGGTTCAGAGAAGCACTGATGACTGTGACACGGAGGAGGACGTTGGGGACACCTCCGTGTTCGACTACTCCTCTGTCACCACCTGTAGCCCAGACGGGAccctgaggagggagggggaagcgAGTAATACCGAGGAGGACGACGAGGAAGAGGACACAGACAGTCAGGTGCCTGTTCTGTTGAAGCCCTCGTACACACAGGAGCAGCAGTCGCTGAGGGATTCACCCAGAGAACGGACGGTATGTCTGAGGTGGCAGATACCAAGGCTGCCGTACCCTTCTTCTCGAAGTCCTCGACACCAGGCAGGACCAGCGGGCCCGGAGGGACAGGGTCAGGCACCAGGACCAGCAGGACCTTATGGGAACAGAGTCATCAGCGTGACGAAGggaccacctcctctcctccccaccagtGTCTTCAGACCCATCTGGGATGAACCACCAAAACAG